Below is a genomic region from bacterium BMS3Abin14.
GCCAGGCTGGTCGGTAAGGACGACATAGAATCCGGGGGAATTCTTCCAGTCGGCATTGGCTGCAGCGGCCTGAAAAGATTCGGACGTCGGGGCCACAAAATTACCGGACTTGTTCTTCAGCAGGACATATGTCAGTTTGTTCTGAAGTGCGTAGGCATACTCCACGTATCCTATGGATCCGCTAACCTGCCTCACATAGGTTGCGACACCCTCGTTGCCCTTGCCGCCGACTCCCACAGGCCACTGAACCGCCTTGGCCGTCCCGACGGCCTCGTGCCAATCGGGGGAAACCTTGTCGAGGTAGTTGGTAAAGATCCATGTGGTCCCCGACCCATCGGCGCGGTGGACAACTGTTATCATCTTTCCGGGAAGCTTCAGACCAGGGTTAACCTTTTCAATGGCGGGATCATCCCATTTTACGATCCTGCCGAGGAAGATGTCGGACAGCAGTTCGGGGGTCAGCCGAAGTTTGCCGGCCTCGATCCCCCGGATATTGACCACAGGCGCAACACCGCCCATGATCAAAGGGAATTGAATCAGTCCGGCCCTTTTAAGCTCGACAGGCTTCAGGGGGGCATCCGATGCCCCGAAATCCACCGTCCTGGCCTTTATCTGGCGGATTCCTCCCCCGGAACCGATGGACTGGTAGTTGACCCTTATCTTGTTGAGCTTTTCGTACCTGTAGGCCCACTGAGCATAGACCGGGAAAGGGAAACTGGCACCCGCACCGTTGATGGTCAAGGGGCCGGCCATAGCAGGTAGTGACAGCCACGAAATTGACGCCAGAGCTATGGCCAGAATGGCGAACTTCAAACGAATCACATTCTTTCTCATCATTTTCTTCCTCCTGGAACGGGTTGTTGGATCATAATTCACATTCGTCATGGTGAGAGGATAGGAGGTTTATGTTAAATGCGCGTTAAGGGAAGATTATTTTCCTGTTAGGGGAAAACGGGACCGGCGTTTAGAGACCAGGGTTAAGAGTTCCAGGTTTTATTCCTGGGGCAGGCAGGGTAATGGTAAAGGTACTGCCTATCCCGGGGGTGCTGATCACTTTGACAACACCTCCGTGAGCCTGGGCTATATGTTTGACGATGGCAAGACCGAGACCCGTTCCTCCCAGGTTCCGACTGCGGAATTTATCTACCCTGTAAAATCGCTCGAATATCTTCGACATATGCCGCTTTTCGATACCACAACCCTGATCCCGGACTGAGATCAGAACTTCAGACATCCCCCTGGAAGCTGAAACTTCGACCAAATTTCCCTCCGCGCTATACGCGATCCCGTTCTGGATGAGGTTGATTATCGCCTGCGCAAGAAGGGAAGGGCCGGCCATTACGGTAAGGCCATCAGGACAGCTGATCGGCACAGAAATGCTTTTTTCCTCAGCCTCGGCGCTGCAGGCTGAAACCGCCTGATGGAGGATCTCATCGACATGCACTTTTTCGAAGGAAACTTCGCCCCTGAGCGTCTGGTCCTCGGCCATGGACAGGTTCAGTAGATCCTCCACGATGGCGTTGAGCCTGTCGGAATGCTTCAGGATGATGTCGAGAAACCTTTCCGCCGTTGCCCTGTCTTCCAGCGCACCGTCAAGCAGAGTTTCCACAAACCCCTTGATAGAGGTAATAGGGGTCCGGATTTCGTGGGAGGCGTTGGCGACGAAATCGCGTCTTATCCGCTCCAACCGCCTTACTTTCGAAACGTCGTTAAGCACCACCACGGCCCCGACTCTTTTTCCATCTGCCCCGAGGAGAGGCGTGCCATGAAGCTGCAGCGTGCTTTCCCGTGGACTCCTGAGAACGATTTCTCCCTCAATGGCCAGGGAACTGCTGATAGTCCTTGCGACAAAATCCTGCAGGTCCGGATTTCTGACTACCTCCTGGATGGTTCGGCCCTGTGCCTCGCCGGGGTCGGTCCCCAGCATCCTGGACGCGGCCTCGTTGAGACTGATAACCCTTTCATCGGCATCCAGCGCCAGCACCCCTTCCGTCATGCTGGAGAGTACCGCCTCCAGTTCGTTCCTCTGGTCGAGAACAACGCGTATCCTGTCGTCCAGATGCCCGGCCATGTGGTTCATCTCCTCAGCAAGTTCGGCAAACTCCTCCACTTTTGGAACCGGCAGCCTGGCGGAAAACTCGCCGTGGCCAAAGCGTTTGGCCCCCTCCCGCATGGACCTGAGCGGGGCCGTAATCCTGCGTGACAGGAAAACGCTGAGAAGCGCGACCAGGATTCCCAGAACGATGGCGCCGCCCCCCAGCCGGACCCTTTGGGTCCAGAGGGCCTCGGAGAGTGTGGAAACAGGCAGAGCCACCCGGACAACACCTTCGTTCGGGTTGCTGAAAATTGGGGCAGCCACGTACATGAGAGTCTTTTCCAGAGTGTGGCTGTATCTCACGGATGTGCCGCTTCCATCCCTTATCGCGTCCCTGATCTCAGGGCGATCGGAATGGTTGTCCATGAGCGCCGGATCTTTTACTGAATCGCACAGCACTTTCCCGGATCGGCGAACTATGGTCACCCGTGTAGCAGACCTGTTCCCGAATTCCCCGCACCACCCCGTCAGATCGGGTCGTACTCCAGGGAGGGGAAGGCCCCTTGGAGAGATCTGGGCAATTCCGTCGGCGGCCACCCGTGCGAGGGCTTTGAGATCGTCGCTTTTCCTCTCGAAGTAAAACCGGGTCATGTCCCGGGCAGCGAACCATGCCACTCCACCCAGAGAGATGGCGGCTATGGCCAGGAAGGAGGGAAGCAATACCCATGTGAGGCTTCTACGGAACACGCAAGGCTCCTGATTTTATCCTGTTCCAGATTATCCTGGCAGGGTCGTGATAAATCCATTGATGTTTTTTTTGCAAAGCCATCATTCCTTGAACCTGTACCCTACTCCACGGACCGTCTCGATCTGCCCGCCGACATTTCCCAGTTTCTTCCGAAGGCTGAAGACATGAACATCAACCGATCTTTCTGTCACCGCGTAGTCGTCACCTTTGACGGCATCCACGATTTGGGACCTGGTGAAGACCCACCCCGGCCGCCGGGCGAGAAAAAGCAGGATGTTGAACTCTGTGAAGGTGACCGGGACGGAAACACCACTGGAAACAACCTCGCGTCTCCCGGGGTGGATAGCCAGGCATCCTCTCTCAATAACGGGGGCTCCGTCGTCCCCGGACCAGGCATTTGAACGCCTGAGAATTGCCTTGACCCTCGCCACAAGAACCTTCGGTGAAAACGGTTTGACAATGTAGTCGTCCGCGCCCAACTCCAGGCCCACGACAACATCAGTTTCATCCCTCTTGGCCGTGACCATCACGACAGGTATGGAACGCGTGAACTGGTCTGCCAAAAGACGCCTGCGGACCTCCAGACCGTCAACCCCCGGCAGCATCAGGTCCAGAAGAACGATATCGGGCCGACTGGAGCTCGCGAGGCTGAGCCCTTCCTCTCCTGACCGGGCCACCTTGACTACAAAGCCCTCCCGTACCAGATTGTACTCAATCAGCTCGGCGATGTCCTCATCATCCTCTATTACGAGGATACGCTTCTTTTCCATCCGCACTGCTCCTTTTCAGTTCCGGACCATGCATGCAAGTCGTTCCGTTGTCGGGAATACCTCCCTGACTTTTCATGGTCATATACCATGAAATCACCTTAAATGTTGAATTTCGGATCCTGGCGACTTAACAACTTAACTGCACCCCCCGGGATGTGATATACATCCTCTGGCTGTTGTGGATCGTTTTAAACCAGGAAAAGGGCTGGGCGTCATGGAGAAGGGGAAAGACCGATTGAAGGGCACGCTCCTGATGATCATCGGTGTGCTCGTGATCAGCCCCGACACGCTTCTCATCTCTATCGTAAGCGCAGACCGGTGGACCGTGGTATTCTGGCGAAGCCTCCTCACGGCCCTGACCCTGTCAGTCGTCATGATGATTCGCCACGGGCGGCAGGCAGCCGCCAGAATGACCGGGATCGGCCCTGGCGGGGTAATGGTAGCTGCCCTGTTCGGCGTCAGCACCATCTCATTCGTCAGCTCCGTGACACTGACCACAGCTGCAAACTCCCTCGTCATAATTGCTGCCATCCCACTCCTGGCCGCCCTTTTTTCACTGCTGTTTCTTGGTGAACGGATTCCTGTCAGGACATGGTCCGCTGGAGCTGTCGGTCTGGTGTCCATCGTTATCATCTTTTCCGGGAGCCTTGGCGGCGGGGCTCTGCTTGGAGACCTTCTCGCCCTGGTCACGGCAATTTGCATGGCAACCAATTTCGTCCTCATCCGGCATTTCCGTCAGACGAGTATGCTGCCCGCGGTGGTTCTGGGAGGAGTGATGTCCACCTTGGCCGTTCTTCCGCTATCCTCCCCCCTTAGCGTCCATGCACCGGACATCTGGCCCCTGCTGTTCATGGGGATGGTGGTGCTTCCGGTGCCGCTGGTCCTCATGACCATCGCCCCGAAGCTCATCACGGCCCCCGAAGTGGGCCTCATCATGCTCCTTGAAACGGTGCTGGGACCTCTCTGGGTGTGGCTTGCCATCGGACAGATACCGGCGACGCAGACCTTCGTCGGAGGTCTGATGCTGTTGACCACTCTCGTGGTCCACTCCCTGCTTTCCCTCAGAGAGCCCGAATCTGAAGAGGTCATTGTCTAAAGGTGAAACAGCCTTCCAAGGGCTGTACCGTGGTAAAATTTTTGCGCTTCTTGGCGTCCTTTGCGACTTGAGTGAGTCACTTTTTTTTGTGTGACGAACGGGCGTGAGGCTGCTTTGGATCCGGAAGGTTATAAAATCTGGACCACTTCGTTAAACGGTTTTCTCTTCTTGTCGCCCTGCTTCTTAAAACCGGCCCCGGGGTAACCGAGGGGTGTTATGCAGAACACCGTCTCACCGGGTCTGAGGGAAAGGGCCTCATACAGGACATCCGGATCAAAAGCCGCGATCCAGCAGGTCCCCACGCCCTCGTATTCAGCCGCCAGGATCATGTGGTCCATGGCGATCGTCAGGTCGGTCTCCAGATAGTTGCGGCCGTCTTTCCGGCGCACCCATGCCTGGTCGGGCCTGCCGACAACGACAAGTATGTGGGGCGCGTCCTTAAACCAGGCGCCCTGATAGCACGGCCGCACCTTCTCCAGCATGTCCCCGGAGGAGACAACCACAAATCGCCACGGCTGGCGGTTGGCCGCTGAGGGCGCCAGTCTGCCGGCCTCCAGAATTCTGTATAGGGTTGCCTCGTCCAGGGGCCTTTTCGGATCATAGTCCCTTATGCTTTCCCGGTTCCGGATCAGCTCATAAAATTCCATATTTCGTGCCTCCTTGGGAAAAGCAGTGCCTGGTGCCTGGTTCATGGCGCTTAGTTTAGTTCCAGTTCAAGTTCAAATCCACCGTTCCCAAGAAACCAGGTACCAGGTGTTAAACGCCCTTATCTGACCTTCGGGGGCGAAGAAAGTTAAAGGTGGCGATTGAGATGCAGCGTATCCTGCACACGGCCAAGGAAAGCACGGTGTGTCGGCGTTTCATGACGCAGGCGCTGGTATACGTGCACCTTGACCAGATCGGTGACCAGGGCCGAGGAAATGGAGTAGCCCCAGATAAGAGCGATCTCCGGCCAGGTAATGGGAGTGATGAGGCCGAAACCATAGGCCGCCACCAGGGTCGCTGCAATCTTGGTGATCACTGCGGACCAGATCATAATGGGCGCCGGCCATGGGCGTTTCCAGAAGTATCCTTTGGAACGCGCTACGAAGAGAACCAGGTGGCCGGCCACTGCCATCTTCAGGAAAACGTAGGTCTGGATCTGCGCCACATCCAGCTTGAGCCAATCCATGGCGATGAGCAGCATACCCATGCTGCCGATCACACCGATGATACCCATGGACGTGGCCACGGTTATCACCTGTCGCATCTCCCAGTGGACCGGGTCTTTCTCCAGCCCTGTCCGATCGTAGGCGATGGTCATGATGGGCACATCGTTGAAAAAGGCGAGCATGATGATCATGACAGCCGTAATGGGATAGAAATCGAAGGACACCATGGCCAGCACAACGAACAACATGATGCGAATAGTTTCACTGATTCGATAGATGGCGTAGGCGTTCATGCGCTCGAAAATACGGCGCGCCTCCTCAATGGCGCGTACGATCACCGACAGTCCCGGGGCTGAAAGCACCAGGTCGGAAGCGGCGCGTGCGGCATCCGTGGCCCCGCTCACGGCTATGCCCACATCCGCCTGTTTGAGGGCGGGAGCGTCGTTAACTCCATCGCCGGTCATGCCGCAGATGTGGCCGCGACGTTCCAGGATCTTGATGATGGCGAACTTGTGCTCGGGGAATACCTCAGCGAAGCCGTCGGCCTTCTCCACTGTTTCCATTCCCGTTCCGTAGTCTTTGCCGTCGTCATCGACGGGTAAGGCATCTGCCTTGAGAATATTGCTGCCCAGCCCCAGTTTGATAGCCATCTGCCGTGCGATGGCAACGTTGTCACCCGTAACCATCTTCACGGAGACGCCATAGGCTCTAGCATCCGCTATGGTCCTTGCCGAGTCCTCGCGGGGCGGGTCGAAGAGTGAGAGGATGCCGAGAAAGGTCCAGCCGGTGTCGCCGGTATCCTTGCGTGTCACGCCAAGGGCGCGGTAGCCCTGGGCGGCGAAAGCATCTATCACCTTCTGCGCTCGCGCCTGCTCACCACCGGAGAGGCCGGCCATCTGCATGATGACCTGTGGTGCGCCCTTGGCCACCTGAAAGGTGCGGCCGGCGGCGTCCCGGATCGTCGCCTCGGTGCGTTTGTGTACCGGGTCGAAAGGAACGAAGGTGGTCTGGGAGAGGGCCGTGAGCTGTGTCTTGTCTTTCAACCCTTCTAACACGGCATCGTCAATGGCATCACGGTTCTCCGCGCGCGAGGCCAGCGCTGCGGCCAGAAGCACTGCCTGTTCATCGTCAGCATTGAAGACCTCGATATCGCCCAATGTCAGGCGGTTCTGCGTCAGGGTGCCCGTCTTGTCCGAGCACAGCACATCCATGCTGGCCATCTCCTCGATGGATTCCAGTCGGGTAACGATAGCTTTGTGTTTTGACAACGCCATGGCGCCCACCGCCATGGTCATGGAGAGCACCGCCGGCATAGCCACCGGGATGGAGGCCACGATGAGGATGAGGGCGAACTGTACAAGCTCGATCCAGGGTGCGCCCCGGTGCAGTTGCTCCAGAACCAGCACCGTCACCAGCGCCAGGCTGACATAGATGAGATAGTCGCCGATCGTGAGTACTGCTTTCTGGAAATGGGAGACGGTTTTCGCTTGCTGCACCAGGCTCGCGGTCTTGCCGAAGCGGGTATTAGCGCCGGTGGCCATTACCTCGGCGACCACCTCGCCTTGCTTGGCTACGGTGCCTGAGAAGGCCTCGTCACCTGCCAGCTTTGTCACCGGCAGGGATTCTCCGGTAAGCGCCGATTGGTCGACACTGAGGTAGTCGCCCTCAACCAGTTTTACGTCGGCGGGGATGACGTCGCCCAGACGAATGCGAATTATATCCCCGGGCACCAGATCTTTGGCATCCATTTCCTGCCATTTCCCGTCCCGCAGCACGCGAGCCCTCATGGCCAGTTGCTTCTTCAGCGCCTCCACGGCGTTGCCGGCAGTGTACTCCTGCCAGAAACCGACAGCGGCGTTGAAAAAGAGCAGGACAAGGATGATCCAGAAATCAGCCCAGTGCCGCACCAGGGCAGAGAGGGTCGCCGCCACCTCGATCATCCATGGGATAGGGCCCCAAAAATACCCCAGGAACTGAACCAGAATAGAAGTCTTCTTAACCTCAAGGGCATTGGGGCCATACTGCGCCAGACGGCGGGCGGCCTCGCTGCTGCTGAGTCCCCGACTCGAATCGACGGTATCGGTAA
It encodes:
- the pstS gene encoding phosphate-binding protein PstS precursor; the encoded protein is MMRKNVIRLKFAILAIALASISWLSLPAMAGPLTINGAGASFPFPVYAQWAYRYEKLNKIRVNYQSIGSGGGIRQIKARTVDFGASDAPLKPVELKRAGLIQFPLIMGGVAPVVNIRGIEAGKLRLTPELLSDIFLGRIVKWDDPAIEKVNPGLKLPGKMITVVHRADGSGTTWIFTNYLDKVSPDWHEAVGTAKAVQWPVGVGGKGNEGVATYVRQVSGSIGYVEYAYALQNKLTYVLLKNKSGNFVAPTSESFQAAAANADWKNSPGFYVVLTDQPGDGSWPITGASFILIYREQTKPALAKEVLSFFDWCYKHGAELAAKLDYVPMPESVFKLVEKTWKTEISAGGKPVWP
- the phoR_3 gene encoding alkaline phosphatase synthesis sensor protein PhoR, encoding MFRRSLTWVLLPSFLAIAAISLGGVAWFAARDMTRFYFERKSDDLKALARVAADGIAQISPRGLPLPGVRPDLTGWCGEFGNRSATRVTIVRRSGKVLCDSVKDPALMDNHSDRPEIRDAIRDGSGTSVRYSHTLEKTLMYVAAPIFSNPNEGVVRVALPVSTLSEALWTQRVRLGGGAIVLGILVALLSVFLSRRITAPLRSMREGAKRFGHGEFSARLPVPKVEEFAELAEEMNHMAGHLDDRIRVVLDQRNELEAVLSSMTEGVLALDADERVISLNEAASRMLGTDPGEAQGRTIQEVVRNPDLQDFVARTISSSLAIEGEIVLRSPRESTLQLHGTPLLGADGKRVGAVVVLNDVSKVRRLERIRRDFVANASHEIRTPITSIKGFVETLLDGALEDRATAERFLDIILKHSDRLNAIVEDLLNLSMAEDQTLRGEVSFEKVHVDEILHQAVSACSAEAEEKSISVPISCPDGLTVMAGPSLLAQAIINLIQNGIAYSAEGNLVEVSASRGMSEVLISVRDQGCGIEKRHMSKIFERFYRVDKFRSRNLGGTGLGLAIVKHIAQAHGGVVKVISTPGIGSTFTITLPAPGIKPGTLNPGL
- the phoP_2 gene encoding alkaline phosphatase synthesis transcriptional regulatory protein PhoP — translated: MEKKRILVIEDDEDIAELIEYNLVREGFVVKVARSGEEGLSLASSSRPDIVLLDLMLPGVDGLEVRRRLLADQFTRSIPVVMVTAKRDETDVVVGLELGADDYIVKPFSPKVLVARVKAILRRSNAWSGDDGAPVIERGCLAIHPGRREVVSSGVSVPVTFTEFNILLFLARRPGWVFTRSQIVDAVKGDDYAVTERSVDVHVFSLRKKLGNVGGQIETVRGVGYRFKE
- a CDS encoding EamA-like transporter family protein, with amino-acid sequence MEKGKDRLKGTLLMIIGVLVISPDTLLISIVSADRWTVVFWRSLLTALTLSVVMMIRHGRQAAARMTGIGPGGVMVAALFGVSTISFVSSVTLTTAANSLVIIAAIPLLAALFSLLFLGERIPVRTWSAGAVGLVSIVIIFSGSLGGGALLGDLLALVTAICMATNFVLIRHFRQTSMLPAVVLGGVMSTLAVLPLSSPLSVHAPDIWPLLFMGMVVLPVPLVLMTIAPKLITAPEVGLIMLLETVLGPLWVWLAIGQIPATQTFVGGLMLLTTLVVHSLLSLREPESEEVIV
- a CDS encoding putative NAD(P)H nitroreductase, translating into MEFYELIRNRESIRDYDPKRPLDEATLYRILEAGRLAPSAANRQPWRFVVVSSGDMLEKVRPCYQGAWFKDAPHILVVVGRPDQAWVRRKDGRNYLETDLTIAMDHMILAAEYEGVGTCWIAAFDPDVLYEALSLRPGETVFCITPLGYPGAGFKKQGDKKRKPFNEVVQIL
- the yloB gene encoding calcium-transporting ATPase; this encodes MNTKSDVVTDTVDSSRGLSSSEAARRLAQYGPNALEVKKTSILVQFLGYFWGPIPWMIEVAATLSALVRHWADFWIILVLLFFNAAVGFWQEYTAGNAVEALKKQLAMRARVLRDGKWQEMDAKDLVPGDIIRIRLGDVIPADVKLVEGDYLSVDQSALTGESLPVTKLAGDEAFSGTVAKQGEVVAEVMATGANTRFGKTASLVQQAKTVSHFQKAVLTIGDYLIYVSLALVTVLVLEQLHRGAPWIELVQFALILIVASIPVAMPAVLSMTMAVGAMALSKHKAIVTRLESIEEMASMDVLCSDKTGTLTQNRLTLGDIEVFNADDEQAVLLAAALASRAENRDAIDDAVLEGLKDKTQLTALSQTTFVPFDPVHKRTEATIRDAAGRTFQVAKGAPQVIMQMAGLSGGEQARAQKVIDAFAAQGYRALGVTRKDTGDTGWTFLGILSLFDPPREDSARTIADARAYGVSVKMVTGDNVAIARQMAIKLGLGSNILKADALPVDDDGKDYGTGMETVEKADGFAEVFPEHKFAIIKILERRGHICGMTGDGVNDAPALKQADVGIAVSGATDAARAASDLVLSAPGLSVIVRAIEEARRIFERMNAYAIYRISETIRIMLFVVLAMVSFDFYPITAVMIIMLAFFNDVPIMTIAYDRTGLEKDPVHWEMRQVITVATSMGIIGVIGSMGMLLIAMDWLKLDVAQIQTYVFLKMAVAGHLVLFVARSKGYFWKRPWPAPIMIWSAVITKIAATLVAAYGFGLITPITWPEIALIWGYSISSALVTDLVKVHVYQRLRHETPTHRAFLGRVQDTLHLNRHL